Within Candidatus Deferrimicrobiaceae bacterium, the genomic segment CGGCAAGGAGGGCTGCCAGGACGGAAAACGCCCGGACCACCGGTTTTCCCCCGTACCGCCCCTTCGTCACGGTTTCCCCGCCAGGCACACGAGGGCTTCCGATTCCGGAGAAAAGTCGGACCCGGCGAAATCCCCGAAATACCGGATCCGCGGGAAGCCGGCCCGCGTCAGCATCTCCCACAGTTCATCGGGATAGAGAGGGTAGAGGGGGATCTCGTTTCTCACGACACCGGGCTGGCCGCCCCCGGAGAACCTGAGCGCGGTCTGGAACCTGACTTTCCGGTTTCCCTCCCAGACGTAGCTCCGGCGGAACTCGATCGCCCCCTCCTCCGCGCTCATGAGGGGAAGCATCGTGACGTTTCCGAGCAGGAGGCGCTCGTAGTTGAGGATCTGGAGGAGGATCTCCCCTTCCCCCGAAGTGACCGAAGCGGCGTCTTGGAGGAAGCGCGCCGCCTCGTCTTGGGATACGTGGACCAGCGAGTTGCCCAGACAGAGAACGAGGTCGGCCGGCGGAGAGACGATCC encodes:
- a CDS encoding class I SAM-dependent methyltransferase, with the translated sequence MAFYTDLSDVYDALFPVSEAQRALFDRLLATGRVHRVADAGCGSGAQLLPFASAGVECVGFDPDPALVALARAKLAPFPRARLEIGGFSDVRRIVSPPADLVLCLGNSLVHVSQDEAARFLQDAASVTSGEGEILLQILNYERLLLGNVTMLPLMSAEEGAIEFRRSYVWEGNRKVRFQTALRFSGGGQPGVVRNEIPLYPLYPDELWEMLTRAGFPRIRYFGDFAGSDFSPESEALVCLAGKP